A single genomic interval of Peribacillus sp. FSL H8-0477 harbors:
- a CDS encoding YqgU-like beta propeller domain-containing protein: MSIWTVRLILSMALLSSLLLLTSCESEITRKEPVEENPRQEAVPLTDPDNLKIPVIESEKVDKVYGWLDNETILYSVQQSDRKEAVLKKWKMTEKAGEEFYYPAEQITDVSISPDQSFVLVHTASTADTASLVILTHTGDVQYSFSIPSVELTYEWNIYEPGTLFLSGFNRDWSYTSYIVNGAKKSLETVKAPQPFLQWGSKDEIWYLDWNEEQPNLTAPLFKQNLANAEKKGIMLDIIFFKKMKHSYFVIRDESETFSKATYTFYNEKNQSLAAFKIPHLKNFSDWLIPYYDYNETKQTLLTFAPEKPGNVDQYTGSFSLLSFNWKTGKLEKEMTQLENEPLSCSPNQDWCLYGYQFENIIDRNGKKIYPLFKQ; encoded by the coding sequence ATGTCTATATGGACTGTTCGCTTAATTCTGTCTATGGCATTACTCTCCAGCTTACTTCTTTTAACGTCCTGCGAGTCAGAAATCACGCGCAAGGAGCCTGTAGAAGAAAATCCCCGGCAAGAAGCTGTACCATTAACTGACCCTGATAATTTGAAGATTCCCGTTATCGAAAGTGAGAAAGTTGATAAAGTATATGGTTGGCTGGATAACGAAACCATTTTGTATAGTGTTCAGCAATCAGATCGTAAAGAAGCAGTCTTAAAGAAGTGGAAAATGACTGAGAAGGCAGGAGAAGAATTTTATTACCCTGCAGAGCAGATTACTGATGTTTCAATCAGTCCCGATCAATCTTTTGTTCTTGTACACACTGCTTCGACTGCAGATACTGCCAGTCTTGTCATACTTACACATACCGGAGATGTTCAATATTCCTTTTCAATCCCGTCTGTGGAATTGACCTATGAATGGAATATCTATGAGCCAGGCACACTTTTTTTGTCTGGATTTAATAGAGATTGGTCATATACAAGTTATATTGTTAATGGTGCAAAGAAAAGCTTAGAAACGGTAAAAGCACCACAGCCTTTTTTACAATGGGGCAGTAAGGATGAGATTTGGTATTTAGATTGGAATGAAGAGCAGCCTAATCTAACTGCACCACTGTTTAAACAAAATCTCGCAAATGCAGAGAAAAAAGGCATCATGCTTGATATTATTTTCTTTAAGAAAATGAAACATTCGTATTTTGTCATTCGAGATGAAAGCGAAACATTCAGCAAGGCTACTTATACGTTTTATAATGAAAAAAATCAATCACTTGCGGCATTTAAAATACCGCATTTAAAAAACTTCTCGGATTGGTTGATTCCGTATTATGATTATAATGAAACAAAACAAACTCTTTTAACCTTTGCACCCGAAAAACCTGGCAATGTTGATCAATACACCGGAAGCTTTAGTTTACTATCTTTCAATTGGAAGACGGGCAAACTAGAAAAAGAGATGACTCAGCTCGAAAATGAGCCCTTAAGCTGTTCACCGAATCAAGATTGGTGTTTATATGGGTATCAATTCGAGAACATAATCGATAGGAATGGTAAAAAAATCTATCCGCTTTTTAAACAATAA
- a CDS encoding ROK family glucokinase → MMEKWLMGVDLGGTTTKLAIISKYGEIFHKWEIPTDISEKGKYITTNIAKTIDEKLEELGMVKSQLLGIGMGAPGPVDGSNGSIYEAINLGWVNYPLKDLLEVETSLPAVVENDANLAALGEMWKGAGNGAKDLIAVTLGTGVGGGVIANGMLVQGASGAAGEIGHITVVPEGGAPCNCGKNGCLETVASATGIVRLANEALSTDDGHSILQQKINAGEPLSSRLLFACAGEGDLLSNEVINKVSFYLGMALSHTANALNPEKIVIGGGVSRAGEQLAAPVREAFERFAFKRVSKSTSISIATLGNDAGVIGAAWLVKKLYA, encoded by the coding sequence ATAATGGAAAAATGGCTGATGGGTGTCGATTTAGGCGGAACAACAACAAAGCTTGCGATAATTAGTAAATACGGAGAGATCTTTCACAAATGGGAGATCCCTACGGATATTTCGGAAAAAGGAAAATATATTACCACGAATATTGCGAAGACCATTGATGAAAAGCTAGAAGAATTAGGAATGGTCAAAAGTCAGCTGCTTGGTATTGGTATGGGTGCTCCTGGTCCTGTTGATGGAAGTAATGGGTCCATTTATGAAGCTATTAATCTAGGGTGGGTAAATTACCCGCTTAAGGATTTATTAGAAGTTGAAACCTCCCTGCCTGCAGTTGTTGAAAACGATGCCAATTTGGCCGCACTGGGTGAAATGTGGAAAGGTGCTGGAAATGGAGCAAAAGATTTAATCGCTGTAACGCTCGGAACGGGTGTGGGAGGTGGTGTAATCGCTAATGGCATGCTTGTCCAAGGTGCAAGCGGTGCAGCAGGAGAGATTGGTCATATTACCGTTGTCCCTGAAGGCGGAGCGCCTTGTAATTGCGGGAAGAATGGTTGTCTTGAAACCGTCGCCTCAGCTACGGGTATTGTCAGACTAGCGAATGAAGCACTTTCAACAGACGATGGTCATTCAATCTTACAACAAAAAATAAATGCAGGAGAACCTTTGTCTTCACGGCTGCTATTTGCTTGTGCAGGGGAGGGAGATTTGCTGTCTAATGAAGTTATCAACAAGGTAAGCTTTTATTTAGGCATGGCGCTTTCTCATACCGCAAATGCATTGAATCCCGAAAAAATTGTCATCGGTGGCGGAGTTTCACGCGCAGGTGAACAATTGGCAGCTCCAGTAAGAGAGGCTTTTGAGCGTTTTGCCTTTAAACGCGTAAGTAAATCAACAAGTATTAGCATTGCTACCCTTGGCAATGACGCCGGTGTAATTGGTGCAGCCTGGCTTGTTAAAAAATTATATGCTTGA
- a CDS encoding MBL fold metallo-hydrolase has product MKWNQIPLGPLQTNCYLLSNEQECIIFDPGEEGSKLIQLIQQKKLKPIAILLTHAHFDHIGALDEIRDFYNIPAYLHQKEEKWLVDPSLNGSKSFLAGQPMQMRPADFLLTDETELQLGSFVFKLFKTPGHSPGSVSYYLESERMLFSGDVLFKNSVGRTDLPGGNEAQLMKSIHQHLINLPADTIVFSGHGPVTTIEDEIASNPFLR; this is encoded by the coding sequence ATGAAATGGAACCAAATACCGCTCGGCCCTTTACAAACAAATTGCTACCTGCTTTCAAATGAACAAGAGTGTATTATTTTTGATCCTGGTGAAGAAGGTTCAAAACTGATTCAGCTGATTCAGCAAAAAAAGCTAAAGCCGATTGCCATTCTCCTTACACATGCTCATTTTGATCATATTGGGGCACTGGATGAGATTCGTGATTTTTATAACATTCCAGCTTATCTTCATCAAAAGGAAGAAAAATGGCTGGTCGATCCTTCGTTAAACGGCTCAAAGTCCTTTTTAGCTGGACAGCCTATGCAAATGAGGCCAGCAGATTTCCTGTTAACCGATGAAACTGAACTACAACTTGGCAGTTTTGTGTTTAAGCTGTTTAAAACACCAGGTCATTCGCCAGGAAGTGTTTCTTACTATTTAGAGAGTGAACGCATGCTGTTCTCTGGTGATGTTTTATTTAAAAATAGTGTTGGCCGTACGGATTTACCTGGTGGAAACGAAGCTCAATTAATGAAGAGTATTCATCAACATTTAATCAACCTTCCTGCTGACACAATTGTCTTTTCAGGACATGGACCTGTTACGACCATTGAAGATGAAATCGCAAGTAATCCGTTTTTGAGATGA
- a CDS encoding 5-formyltetrahydrofolate cyclo-ligase: MNSKRNVRISMKELLHSMTQTDYWQRSGYIAESLYRENEWQQAQTIGITVSIFPEVETKAIIAHAWSQGKRVAVPKCEAQLRQMDFRILTDFSQLECVYSGLFEPRVDQTVYVSPEELDLLIVPGLAFDVRGHRLGFGGGYYDRYLSTFTGKTLSLAFKEQVITHFPTENHDLPIGKIVTEEQTFECLKMK; this comes from the coding sequence ATGAATTCTAAAAGAAACGTTCGGATAAGTATGAAGGAACTGTTACATTCCATGACCCAGACAGATTATTGGCAGCGGTCTGGATACATCGCTGAAAGCTTGTACCGAGAAAACGAATGGCAGCAGGCTCAAACGATCGGGATTACCGTATCGATTTTCCCTGAGGTGGAGACAAAAGCTATTATCGCCCATGCTTGGAGTCAGGGGAAAAGGGTTGCAGTTCCTAAGTGTGAGGCACAGCTAAGGCAGATGGATTTTAGAATCTTAACAGATTTTTCTCAGCTTGAATGTGTTTATTCTGGATTATTTGAACCTCGTGTTGATCAAACGGTTTATGTATCCCCAGAAGAACTCGATTTACTCATTGTACCAGGATTAGCTTTTGATGTTCGGGGGCACCGTCTAGGATTTGGCGGGGGGTATTATGACAGGTATCTTTCAACGTTTACCGGCAAAACACTTTCATTGGCATTTAAAGAACAGGTTATTACGCATTTCCCCACTGAAAACCATGACCTCCCTATTGGGAAGATTGTTACTGAGGAACAAACCTTCGAATGCCTAAAAATGAAATAG
- the phoU gene encoding phosphate signaling complex protein PhoU yields the protein MVVREKFELELQELKDMLIELSACAAQSIRGSFEALEKQDMELALEIIERDERADLLEEEINEFAIQLITRQQPVAIDLRRIIAAIKIASDIERMADFGVNIAKAAIRIGEKPFIMPLTLYKEMHDVTLEMMDLSIQAFKDDDVVLARKIVFMDEKVDILYGQCMKELLKLSHENIQQVTQLSLIARFLERTADHTTNIAENIYYLVRGRYLDLND from the coding sequence ATGGTCGTTAGGGAGAAGTTTGAATTAGAATTACAGGAATTAAAGGACATGCTGATTGAACTGTCAGCATGTGCAGCTCAATCCATTCGAGGATCATTTGAAGCGCTTGAAAAGCAGGATATGGAGCTGGCTCTTGAAATCATTGAACGAGATGAACGAGCAGACTTGCTTGAAGAAGAAATTAACGAATTTGCCATCCAGTTAATTACTAGACAACAACCCGTTGCTATTGATTTAAGGAGAATTATTGCGGCAATTAAAATCGCTTCTGATATTGAACGAATGGCTGACTTTGGCGTAAATATAGCAAAGGCAGCCATCCGAATTGGTGAAAAACCTTTTATTATGCCGCTGACTTTGTATAAGGAAATGCATGATGTCACACTTGAAATGATGGATCTATCCATTCAGGCATTTAAAGACGATGATGTTGTGCTGGCGAGGAAAATTGTCTTCATGGATGAAAAAGTCGACATTCTTTATGGACAATGTATGAAAGAACTCCTAAAGTTATCTCACGAAAATATACAACAGGTAACCCAGCTATCCTTAATCGCTCGTTTCCTTGAACGAACAGCAGATCATACAACCAATATTGCCGAAAACATTTATTATCTTGTTCGTGGAAGATACCTGGACCTCAATGACTGA
- a CDS encoding endolytic transglycosylase MltG, with the protein MNKASIQAFAAGITFSTAIITGYLFFLEPKETEHHVTVVEATALLEKKGYTIQDPTQIEKKKPVNQPEPKAEKPAKAINYSLTIKPGMTSQQIADTLVNEHIIRDADTLTNYLRRDKLHDHIQVGTFILSKEMSIEQIAKTITK; encoded by the coding sequence ATGAATAAAGCATCGATACAGGCATTTGCTGCCGGCATTACCTTTTCTACAGCCATCATCACTGGATATCTGTTTTTCCTTGAACCAAAGGAAACCGAGCATCATGTAACAGTCGTAGAAGCAACGGCACTTCTAGAGAAAAAAGGATATACGATTCAAGACCCGACACAAATAGAGAAGAAAAAACCAGTAAACCAACCTGAACCTAAAGCTGAAAAACCGGCAAAAGCCATTAACTATAGCTTGACAATCAAGCCCGGGATGACTTCCCAACAAATAGCCGATACGCTCGTCAACGAACACATCATCCGTGACGCTGATACGTTAACGAATTACTTACGACGAGATAAACTTCACGACCATATTCAGGTGGGAACCTTTATCCTCTCCAAAGAAATGTCCATTGAACAAATCGCAAAAACCATTACAAAATAA
- a CDS encoding DUF2759 domain-containing protein: protein MVLMVVLGLVAILGIIGTISSLKERNILGIIFGGGSALVFGWFTVMTLINSGFPVAH, encoded by the coding sequence ATGGTTTTAATGGTTGTTTTAGGCTTAGTTGCGATTCTAGGCATAATCGGTACAATTTCATCACTTAAAGAAAGAAATATTCTTGGAATCATTTTTGGCGGAGGCAGTGCGCTTGTCTTTGGATGGTTTACAGTGATGACGTTAATTAACAGCGGATTCCCAGTTGCACACTAA
- a CDS encoding class I SAM-dependent methyltransferase: MDHYLRKLISSKRDKKISYSEYMETALYTPDIGYYMKPGTKIGRTGDFYTSSNVNNVFGSCLGKWAAKVIRQAKLTPRILEIGGGTGKFAFDLLSSLKRTDPELFKQLTYTIVDSSPFHQSEQKEKLAEFPNVVFLKELPQEFFGIIVSNELFDALPVHVIEKKQGILYEVFIKEHDGSFCETIERLSDSRIQEYILSQSIELAENQRYEIPIKMLDMISMISNTLAKGVVVTFDYGYTQTEWMESIHRKGSLRGYYRHQQIEDILQHPGQMDLTAHIHFDALQHYGERAGLRFERLQSQADFLIGAGLFSELEDHQNLNPFSDTAKRNRAIRSLVMPGGISSYFRVMLQSKGIQGKLSE, translated from the coding sequence ATGGATCACTATCTTCGTAAATTAATATCAAGTAAGCGAGATAAAAAAATTTCGTATAGTGAATATATGGAGACAGCGCTCTACACACCTGACATCGGTTATTATATGAAGCCGGGAACGAAGATAGGAAGAACTGGGGATTTCTATACAAGCTCAAATGTGAATAATGTGTTCGGATCGTGTCTAGGGAAATGGGCAGCTAAAGTTATCAGACAAGCAAAGCTCACCCCAAGAATCCTTGAAATAGGGGGAGGAACAGGGAAGTTTGCTTTTGATCTTCTTTCCAGCCTTAAAAGGACGGACCCTGAATTATTTAAGCAGCTTACTTATACGATTGTTGACAGTAGTCCCTTTCATCAGTCCGAGCAAAAAGAGAAATTAGCTGAATTTCCAAACGTTGTTTTTCTGAAAGAATTACCTCAAGAGTTTTTTGGGATTATTGTATCGAATGAGCTTTTCGACGCATTACCTGTTCACGTTATTGAGAAAAAGCAGGGGATTCTTTATGAGGTTTTTATTAAGGAACACGATGGGAGTTTCTGTGAAACAATCGAACGTTTATCAGACAGTAGAATTCAAGAGTATATCCTATCACAAAGCATTGAATTAGCGGAGAATCAGCGATATGAAATACCGATAAAGATGCTTGATATGATTTCAATGATTTCTAACACCCTGGCTAAGGGTGTGGTGGTCACATTTGATTATGGCTATACGCAGACTGAATGGATGGAATCTATTCACAGGAAGGGGAGCTTAAGAGGATATTATCGTCATCAACAGATTGAAGATATCCTTCAACATCCTGGTCAAATGGATCTCACTGCTCATATCCATTTTGATGCCTTGCAGCACTACGGTGAACGTGCCGGCCTACGGTTTGAGCGCCTTCAGTCACAAGCAGACTTTCTAATTGGGGCGGGTCTTTTCTCAGAACTTGAAGATCATCAAAACCTAAATCCCTTTTCAGATACCGCCAAAAGGAATCGAGCTATACGCAGTCTTGTAATGCCTGGAGGAATTAGTTCCTATTTCCGAGTGATGCTTCAAAGTAAGGGAATACAGGGGAAATTAAGCGAATAA
- a CDS encoding LTA synthase family protein — MFRPSLFGLSVCFLWIKTYIAYQTSFEINIDNWLQAFILFINPLSFLLLVFGISLLLKNKQQIVYLLSVNFVLTVILLANIIFYRFFSDFITLPVLFQTSNMNDLGGSVKELINYSDFLYFADFFFLLFFLKRKQATRNYTVKQRKVFTMLVLSVTCIHLGMAELARPQLLTRSFDREMLVKNIGTYHYHLYDAYLQSKTSAQRALADGSRLTDIENYIQANQKEPNQKLFGAASGKNIIMVSMESLQNFVIGERMNGEEITPFLNEFIKESYYFTDFYQQTGQGKTSDSEFIVENSLYPLGRGAVFFTHAQNTFQAAPAILNEAGYYTAALHANNKSFWNRDLMYQSLGYQDFFDNTAYRINAANSVNWGLKDKPFFKQSIGHLLAMPEPFYAKFITLTNHFPFTLDQEDRSIPEYTSASRTLNRYFPTVRYMDEAIEQFIMDLKETNLYEHSVIVLYGDHYGISDNHNESLEQFLQREITPFETVQLQRVPLIIHLPGQKGQTIHKVSGQIDLEPTILHLLGVETKNKLQFGNDLFAEDKLDFAILRNGSFITSEYVYTTDTCYQKETRELIDISYCKPFMDKANQELSLSDQLVQGDLLRFYLERD, encoded by the coding sequence ATGTTTAGGCCTTCGCTGTTTGGTCTCTCTGTATGCTTTCTTTGGATAAAAACATACATTGCCTATCAAACAAGCTTTGAAATAAACATCGATAACTGGCTGCAAGCCTTCATTTTGTTTATTAATCCCCTAAGCTTTTTATTACTTGTTTTTGGAATCAGTCTGCTATTAAAGAATAAACAACAAATCGTCTATTTGTTGTCCGTTAATTTTGTTCTTACCGTTATCTTATTAGCTAATATCATTTTTTATCGGTTTTTTTCTGACTTTATAACACTGCCGGTTTTGTTTCAAACCAGCAATATGAATGATTTGGGAGGCAGTGTAAAAGAATTAATCAACTACTCCGATTTTCTGTACTTTGCAGACTTTTTCTTCTTGCTGTTCTTTTTGAAAAGGAAACAAGCCACTCGGAACTATACGGTTAAACAACGTAAGGTTTTTACTATGCTTGTTCTTAGTGTTACCTGTATTCATTTAGGGATGGCGGAACTAGCACGTCCGCAGTTGTTGACACGGAGCTTTGACAGAGAAATGTTAGTGAAGAATATTGGAACGTATCATTATCATTTATATGATGCATATTTGCAATCGAAGACATCTGCACAGCGCGCCCTTGCTGATGGCAGTCGTCTAACCGATATCGAGAACTATATTCAAGCAAATCAAAAGGAGCCAAATCAAAAGCTTTTTGGAGCGGCATCAGGTAAGAATATCATCATGGTCTCTATGGAATCACTTCAGAATTTTGTCATCGGTGAGCGTATGAATGGGGAGGAAATCACTCCATTTCTGAATGAGTTTATTAAGGAGAGCTATTACTTCACCGATTTTTATCAGCAAACTGGTCAGGGGAAAACGTCTGATTCTGAATTTATAGTAGAAAATTCACTTTATCCATTAGGAAGAGGCGCTGTATTCTTTACTCATGCGCAGAATACATTTCAAGCAGCACCTGCTATTTTAAACGAAGCAGGTTATTATACAGCAGCATTGCATGCTAATAATAAGAGCTTTTGGAATCGGGATTTAATGTATCAGTCACTAGGGTATCAAGATTTTTTTGACAATACTGCTTATCGAATCAATGCTGCTAACTCAGTGAACTGGGGATTAAAAGATAAGCCCTTTTTTAAGCAATCGATCGGTCATTTACTAGCAATGCCGGAACCGTTTTATGCAAAGTTCATTACACTGACGAATCATTTTCCTTTTACGTTAGATCAAGAAGATCGAAGTATTCCAGAATATACATCAGCGTCGAGGACATTAAATCGCTATTTTCCTACGGTGCGCTATATGGATGAAGCGATTGAGCAATTTATCATGGATTTAAAGGAAACGAATTTGTACGAACATTCAGTTATCGTTCTTTATGGGGATCATTATGGAATATCTGACAATCATAATGAATCCCTTGAGCAGTTTCTTCAGAGGGAGATTACACCTTTTGAGACAGTTCAGCTTCAGCGGGTACCCTTGATTATTCATCTGCCAGGTCAAAAAGGACAAACGATTCATAAAGTATCTGGACAAATCGACTTGGAGCCGACGATTCTTCATTTACTTGGGGTGGAGACGAAGAACAAGCTGCAGTTTGGAAACGATTTATTTGCAGAAGACAAATTGGATTTTGCTATCCTTAGAAATGGATCCTTTATTACTTCAGAATACGTCTATACCACTGATACCTGTTATCAAAAAGAAACGAGAGAGTTGATTGATATTTCCTATTGTAAGCCATTTATGGATAAAGCAAATCAGGAGCTCTCACTATCGGATCAGTTAGTTCAGGGAGATTTATTACGTTTTTATCTAGAAAGGGACTAG
- the rpmG gene encoding 50S ribosomal protein L33: MRVNITLACTECGDRNYISKKNKRNNPDRLELKKYCSREKRNTVHRETK; the protein is encoded by the coding sequence ATGCGCGTGAATATTACGTTAGCTTGCACTGAATGTGGAGACCGTAACTATATTTCTAAAAAAAATAAACGTAACAATCCCGATCGTCTTGAGCTTAAAAAATATTGCTCTAGAGAAAAACGTAACACGGTCCACCGTGAAACAAAGTAA
- the pstB gene encoding phosphate ABC transporter ATP-binding protein PstB — MNAVLSKHKQQDSHARNESLTQKEKVYETKELNLWYGETQALKNINLDIYQNEVTAIIGPSGCGKSTYIKTLNRMSELVPSVRTTGTIAYRGRNILDKSYKAEDLRTQVGMVFQKPNPFPKSIYENVAYGPKIHGIKNKKLLNEIVEKSLRGAAIWDEVKDRLHENAYGLSGGQQQRLCIARCLAIEPDVILMDEPTSALDPISTLKVEELVQELKKDFSIIIVTHNMQQAARISDRTAFFLNGEVIEFDETNTIFSKPNDQRTEDYITGRFG, encoded by the coding sequence ATGAATGCTGTACTAAGCAAACATAAACAACAAGACAGTCATGCTAGAAACGAAAGTCTTACTCAAAAAGAAAAAGTGTATGAAACTAAGGAATTAAATTTATGGTATGGAGAAACTCAAGCACTAAAAAATATTAATCTAGACATCTATCAGAATGAAGTGACGGCGATCATTGGGCCATCTGGCTGCGGGAAATCTACGTACATTAAAACATTGAATCGAATGAGTGAGCTGGTTCCAAGCGTTCGAACTACCGGCACGATTGCATACCGGGGCCGTAATATTCTTGATAAATCATATAAGGCAGAAGATTTGCGGACACAGGTCGGAATGGTCTTTCAGAAACCGAATCCATTTCCTAAGTCAATCTATGAAAATGTCGCCTATGGTCCGAAAATCCATGGCATTAAAAATAAGAAGCTTTTAAATGAGATTGTCGAAAAAAGCTTGCGGGGAGCAGCAATTTGGGATGAAGTGAAGGACCGTCTTCATGAAAATGCTTATGGACTTTCCGGCGGCCAGCAGCAGCGGCTTTGTATCGCCCGCTGCCTTGCCATTGAGCCCGATGTGATCTTAATGGATGAACCAACTTCCGCTCTTGATCCAATTTCTACACTGAAGGTAGAGGAACTCGTTCAAGAATTGAAAAAGGATTTCAGTATAATTATTGTCACTCATAATATGCAGCAAGCTGCAAGAATTTCTGATAGGACAGCTTTTTTCCTAAATGGAGAAGTCATTGAGTTTGATGAGACGAATACCATTTTCTCGAAGCCAAATGATCAACGAACCGAGGATTATATAACAGGACGTTTTGGTTAA
- a CDS encoding YqgQ family protein has product MKTIYDIQQFLKRFGFFVYLGDRVAEYELMEAEIRELYQMQMIDIKDYQTAILLLRHHITLEKKQKK; this is encoded by the coding sequence ATGAAAACAATCTATGATATACAGCAGTTTTTAAAACGTTTTGGTTTTTTTGTTTATTTAGGAGACAGAGTCGCGGAGTATGAGTTAATGGAAGCTGAGATTCGCGAATTATACCAGATGCAGATGATTGATATAAAGGATTATCAAACAGCAATCCTGTTATTAAGGCATCATATTACCTTAGAGAAGAAACAGAAAAAATGA
- a CDS encoding rhomboid family intramembrane serine protease — translation MGKALGLNEDYLFWSIVKKLSAGYGYRIITLTENHQEIWLENTREKNHPVIRLMRHDLDWASWLNRDIERTSLNGEKIRQKLYKKPLEVLNIYVTSFAPVDDYEFTRKPTINNKTTIHTFILETAAFDERMEELQELLSKSLSIELSDTGEVQAEEIDEIKQSALAESVKMAKQEQQLFQQGKPFFTYLLMAIQIAVFIIMEFSGGSTNTKTLIDFGAKYTPLMLQGEWWRFFAPMVIHIGFFHLAMNTLSLYFIGAEVERIFGRTRFLLLYVFAGFAGVLASFIMSPTVSAGASGAVFGCFGALLYFGLSHPKLFMRTMGMNVVVLIVINLGYGFSVGNVDNAGHIGGLIGGFLASGVLNLPKSKQLVKQLVFAVVTVGLTFFLLYYGFSQPKASESNDQIMTVVAADYEEKGEIEKAKQMLSAYTEDFSEAPYSYFYLATIEAKAGNLEQAEVYNIKAIEQKPDFPDAHYYLAVIYLEQNKLDLGLEQAEIAAELNPEDERYQELVERIKGL, via the coding sequence GTGGGGAAAGCTTTGGGATTAAATGAGGATTATCTTTTTTGGTCGATAGTCAAGAAACTTTCTGCCGGATATGGCTATAGAATTATTACCTTGACAGAAAATCACCAGGAAATTTGGCTGGAAAACACACGTGAAAAAAACCATCCTGTGATTCGATTGATGCGGCATGATCTTGATTGGGCGAGCTGGTTAAATCGAGATATTGAAAGAACAAGCTTAAATGGTGAAAAAATTAGACAAAAACTATATAAAAAACCTCTTGAGGTTCTCAATATATATGTAACTTCGTTTGCACCAGTGGATGACTATGAATTTACCCGGAAGCCAACCATTAATAATAAAACAACCATTCATACCTTTATTTTGGAAACGGCTGCGTTTGATGAAAGAATGGAGGAACTCCAAGAGCTCCTTTCTAAATCGCTATCCATTGAACTTTCGGATACTGGAGAGGTACAGGCAGAAGAAATCGACGAAATTAAACAATCCGCATTGGCTGAATCAGTAAAAATGGCGAAACAAGAGCAACAACTTTTCCAACAGGGAAAGCCGTTCTTCACTTATCTATTAATGGCCATACAGATTGCGGTTTTCATAATCATGGAATTCAGCGGCGGCAGTACAAATACGAAAACATTAATTGATTTTGGTGCTAAGTATACACCGCTCATGCTTCAGGGAGAATGGTGGCGCTTTTTCGCACCGATGGTGATACACATTGGTTTCTTCCACTTAGCGATGAATACTCTTTCGTTGTATTTCATTGGAGCTGAAGTAGAGAGAATCTTTGGAAGGACGCGTTTTTTACTTCTTTATGTCTTTGCTGGGTTTGCAGGAGTATTGGCGAGCTTTATCATGTCCCCGACAGTTTCAGCTGGAGCAAGCGGTGCGGTATTCGGCTGTTTCGGTGCTTTATTGTATTTTGGACTTTCCCATCCAAAGCTGTTCATGAGAACGATGGGAATGAATGTCGTTGTTTTAATTGTTATTAATTTGGGTTATGGCTTTTCTGTCGGCAATGTGGACAATGCCGGACATATTGGCGGCTTAATTGGCGGATTCTTAGCTTCCGGAGTTCTGAATCTGCCAAAAAGCAAACAGCTAGTTAAACAGCTTGTTTTTGCTGTTGTAACAGTCGGCTTAACCTTTTTCCTTCTTTATTATGGGTTTAGTCAACCTAAAGCCTCCGAAAGCAATGATCAAATTATGACGGTAGTGGCTGCTGATTATGAAGAAAAAGGTGAAATTGAAAAGGCAAAACAAATGCTTTCAGCGTATACGGAAGATTTTAGTGAGGCCCCTTATTCTTATTTTTACTTAGCTACAATTGAAGCAAAAGCAGGAAACCTTGAACAGGCAGAAGTTTATAACATAAAAGCGATTGAGCAGAAGCCTGACTTTCCTGATGCGCATTACTATTTAGCTGTCATCTATCTTGAACAAAATAAACTTGATTTGGGGTTAGAGCAGGCTGAGATAGCAGCAGAGCTTAACCCCGAGGATGAGCGCTATCAAGAACTTGTTGAAAGAATTAAAGGGTTATAG